Proteins encoded in a region of the Methylobacterium radiotolerans JCM 2831 genome:
- a CDS encoding phage regulatory protein/antirepressor Ant: protein MEAVSEAVLHRTTSLALSPVVDVIDGAAMAETRDIAAFFNKSHKSVLVAVRTALARRPDLLGRKIVPMFDTVGIGNGATGEAMAYRLDRDAFSLIVMGFTGERAFQWKLDYIEAFNRMEATLRQPQAQPFDPNDPAALRTLLIGYSEQLPLARAETAEVKQELTVVQAVVEEQRPMVDANLAFLDDDGLCNLRPAARAVDAPCMLFLKWMEERKYVIRENGGELHPAAAMRRDGYMKLRAKPDANGKLRNQAVVTRSGLVWLRHRWLAGPGKVLALQAAVAARQAELPGI, encoded by the coding sequence ATGGAAGCCGTGTCCGAAGCTGTCCTGCACCGTACCACGTCCCTGGCCCTCAGTCCCGTCGTCGACGTCATCGACGGCGCCGCGATGGCCGAAACCCGCGATATCGCGGCCTTCTTCAACAAGAGCCACAAGTCGGTCCTCGTCGCCGTGCGCACCGCGCTCGCGCGCCGGCCCGACCTGCTCGGGCGCAAAATTGTGCCGATGTTCGACACCGTCGGGATCGGCAACGGTGCCACCGGTGAGGCCATGGCCTACCGCCTCGACCGCGACGCCTTCAGCCTCATCGTCATGGGCTTCACCGGCGAGCGGGCCTTCCAGTGGAAGCTCGACTACATCGAGGCCTTCAACCGGATGGAGGCGACGCTCCGCCAGCCCCAGGCGCAGCCCTTCGACCCGAACGACCCGGCCGCCCTCCGGACCTTGCTGATCGGCTACTCGGAGCAACTGCCGCTCGCCCGCGCCGAGACCGCTGAGGTCAAGCAGGAGCTCACCGTCGTCCAGGCCGTCGTCGAGGAGCAGCGCCCCATGGTGGACGCCAACCTCGCATTCCTGGACGACGACGGCCTCTGCAACCTGCGGCCCGCGGCCCGGGCCGTCGACGCCCCGTGCATGCTGTTCCTCAAGTGGATGGAGGAGCGGAAGTACGTCATCCGCGAGAACGGCGGCGAGCTCCATCCGGCGGCGGCCATGCGCCGGGACGGCTACATGAAGCTGCGGGCCAAGCCGGACGCCAACGGCAAGCTCCGGAACCAGGCGGTCGTCACCCGCTCGGGCTTGGTCTGGCTGCGGCACCGGTGGCTCGCCGGCCCCGGGAAGGTGCTGGCCCTGCAGGCCGCCGTCGCCGCCCGGCAGGCCGAGCTCCCCGGCATCTGA
- a CDS encoding lysozyme has product MLAFFRKLGVAVAVGTASAAPRAVAGNPAPAIAAARTSSKSGVGSRLKRSAAAAALCTGLVGGFEGLRTTAYPDPATGREPWTACFGETEGIRRGDTFTVAECKAMLARSLEKYALRMEACVTRPMADETYAAFLSLSYNVDSGGFCKSSVARLWNAGESRASYDAMLRFNRAAGVTMPVLTRRRTQERALCLKGI; this is encoded by the coding sequence ATGCTGGCCTTCTTCCGCAAGCTCGGCGTCGCGGTTGCCGTCGGCACAGCCAGCGCCGCACCCCGCGCCGTTGCCGGAAATCCGGCGCCCGCCATCGCCGCCGCCAGGACCTCCTCGAAGTCCGGCGTCGGGTCCCGGCTGAAGCGCTCCGCCGCGGCGGCCGCGCTCTGCACCGGCCTCGTCGGCGGGTTCGAGGGCCTGCGCACCACGGCCTACCCGGACCCGGCGACGGGCCGGGAACCCTGGACCGCGTGCTTCGGCGAGACCGAGGGCATCCGCCGCGGCGACACGTTCACGGTCGCCGAGTGCAAGGCGATGCTGGCCCGGAGCCTGGAGAAGTACGCCTTGCGGATGGAGGCCTGCGTCACCCGCCCGATGGCGGACGAGACCTACGCCGCCTTCCTGAGCCTCTCCTACAACGTCGACTCGGGCGGCTTCTGCAAGAGCTCGGTCGCCCGCCTCTGGAACGCCGGGGAGAGCCGCGCCTCCTATGACGCGATGCTCCGCTTCAACCGCGCCGCCGGCGTCACGATGCCGGTGCTGACCCGGCGCCGGACGCAGGAGCGCGCCCTCTGCCTAAAGGGAATCTGA